AGCCGCTGATGGGCATTCAGATTCGGATTCACGATGAAAACGACCAACCTGTACCACCTGGTACGGTGGGGGAAATCGTCGTCCGTGGACACTGTGTGATGAAGGGGTACTACAAGCGCCCGGAGGCGACGGCCGAAGCCATGCGCAACGGCTGGTTTCACACGGGCGATCTGGGCTTCATTGACGAAGACGGCTACCTGACAATTGTGGATCGCAAGAAGGACCTCATTATTCGCGGCGGCTATAACGTGTATCCCCGTGAGATTGAGGAGGTGATGATGACGCATCCGGCGGTGTCGCTGGTGACGGTCATCGGCGTTCCGGACGAGCGATTGGGTGAGGAGGTCAAGGCGTACGTCGTCCGCAAGCCTGGCGCAACCATCACGGAAGACGAACTACGCGAATGGTGTCGGGAGCAGATGGCGGCGTACAAATATCCGCGTTTGATTGAGTTTCGCGACGAGTTGCCGATTGGGCCGACCGGCAAGGTGCTCAAACGGGCCCTCCGCGAAGCGCTCACGCAGCCAGCGTAGTGCGCTTTCCGATTGGCGTGCGGCGGCGGCCCTGCGCCGCACGCCACGGGCAGGTAGCCTTGTCTGTCACCTCGTTTCGGAAACCACACCTAGTTTGTTGTGTGAAACTTGACCATGCGCAGCTGCCAGTAGCCGGTCAAATCCTTGCAGCCGAAATGACCGTACGGCGCGGATGAAAAACTGCGCTCGCCGGTCTGTCCCGGAATCCGGCAGGTGTTGCGCCCGTAAACTAGACAACCGTAGCCGACGACCTCATCCACGCTTGACCAGATTGAGTAACGGTAGGCTCCCTCATAGCCGACGCTGGAGTTGAGTTCAGTCAGGAACGCCGAAACGCCGTAGGGGCCGAAGCCGCCCAGCAAGTAGCCCGGATAAAAGCCGTTGGTGTTGCTGCAGGTCGGCGTCGTCGGTCCCGACAGGTAACAGCTCGCCAACCCCTGGTTGCCGCCGGCGATGCCGACAAACGTGTCCACGATGGAAGTCAGGCTTGGCCCAAGGTTGTAGTTTCCGCCGGCCAGCGCGTCGGACGCCGGGCCGCCTTTAATCGCCTTGCGCGCCAGGGTCACCCCCATCGAGTGAGCGATGATATCCACTTTGGCCGCGCCGGTGTAATCCTTGACCGCCTGAATAAAGGCACGTAAGCGGGTAAGATATTCACGCGAATGATACTGCTGCGAGGCGAGCAGAGCGTTGGCCGGCCCCCAAGTCGTGGCGTACAACTCGCTAGGTTTGTACCCCTGCGAAAGAAAATACTGAATCGAGGCGTTCCAGCCGCTTTGTCCCGGCACGCCCGTCCCAACCGCCTTGTCGGAGTTGCCGTGAATGAAAATGACCGGCTGATTGACAACCGTATCGGCGTCGTTTTGCTTCCCACCATAACTGCCACCGTTCAAGTCGGTGCGAGCAAAGTCAAAGCCACCGTAGCCGTTGGCAACCAGCCAGTTGCGGAAGTGCGGTGTCAGTCCCGCCGTGGAAACTTGCGCGACGGCCGGGGCCGCCGCGGCTGTGCCCTTAGCGGCAACTGGCGAATTCGGCGCTCCCAGAACCACACAGAAGCAGAGAAGGAAACCTGCCGCCATGAGGCAGCGCTGAAGCGACACAAAATGCATGGCTTACTCACTTGCCAA
The Chloracidobacterium sp. DNA segment above includes these coding regions:
- a CDS encoding lipase family protein, encoding MHFVSLQRCLMAAGFLLCFCVVLGAPNSPVAAKGTAAAAPAVAQVSTAGLTPHFRNWLVANGYGGFDFARTDLNGGSYGGKQNDADTVVNQPVIFIHGNSDKAVGTGVPGQSGWNASIQYFLSQGYKPSELYATTWGPANALLASQQYHSREYLTRLRAFIQAVKDYTGAAKVDIIAHSMGVTLARKAIKGGPASDALAGGNYNLGPSLTSIVDTFVGIAGGNQGLASCYLSGPTTPTCSNTNGFYPGYLLGGFGPYGVSAFLTELNSSVGYEGAYRYSIWSSVDEVVGYGCLVYGRNTCRIPGQTGERSFSSAPYGHFGCKDLTGYWQLRMVKFHTTN